The genomic segment TCTCGGCATAACCCGCGTGGAGCCCCATGCGGATGCGCAGCATGCCGACATCGGTCCAATTCTCCTGGTTCATTTTTTTCTGGATTTCGAGGGCGCAGGAAAGGGGGTCTCCTTTTTCGAAAACCGCGAATACGCCGTCGCCCGTGTGTTTGACGATGATCCCGCCATGCTGGCTGATCACGGTGTTGATGATCTCGTCATGGCGCGGCAACGCCTTCTTCATTGTTTCGGGATACTGTTCCCACTTTTTCGTGGATCCTTCGATGTCGGTGATCATGAAAACGGGCATGGTGAATTGTACTTAAATTAAAGGCCTTTTCAATACCGGAGCAGGGCTGAACCGCCAGCCTGTCCGATCATTGATCAGAGAGGACCCGGTCCAAGTCGGTATCGAACCGGTCCATCGTGTAGTTTTCCTTCCTGACCCGCAGGTCAAAATAAAGCAGGGTCGCCGCGACGATGCCTAAGGGTTCGATCATGAAACCAGCGATGACGCTCACCACCGGTATGAAATACGTCGCCATCCCCATCGCGAAGATGATCAGGCCCATGACGAACATAATGCCCAAAACCCGCCACCAATTCTTTTTGGTGAGATCAACGGTTCGCGACAGCGACTCCGTGGCCCCGCGGCCCTCCAGCAGGATAACATGGATGATGAATGACCAGCAGAGGCCGAAATAAATGGCAAAGGGGATCCCGATGACCGTCACCGTCATGCCGATGCAAGCCAGGGTGCCCAGCAGTGAAGCGCCCAGTATCGCCCAGAATCTGCTGGTCACCGCGCGGAACGCATCTCCAACGCTGACCTGGCCCCGGATATGACCGGCCACGATCACGATGATCATGCTGTCTATATAGATCCGCGCAATGGCCACCAGTATGATCATGATGAACATCGAAAAAATAAAACTCACGGTCAACGCCAGATTGAATCCGCCGCGGCCCAACGTCTGGCCGGCCGCAAAAAAGATCACCAGGATGGCGATGATCGCCGACAGGCCGAATAGTATCAAGCTCAGGACTATGAGTTTGAAAAAATTGTTGCCGTAGATGGTGAAAGTGTTGCTGATGATAGAACCAAGGGTATGCGGTCCCAGCGTTCCCGCTGGCCGTCCCTGGTCATCAGCCGGCGGACCTGCGTTCGCCTGAGATCTTTGTTCCATGACTTCATTTTAGACATATTCAATGTTGTGTCAACGGCCTATTTATCACCGGCATCTATTTGTTTATCGCTGCGTTGACTTGTGCGTATTACATTAGTTAAATATCACATTGATTTATATAACTGGTTATCCCGTTTAGGGACCGATTGTACCTAATGGAATTATATAAAAAATCGGTACAATCATCCATACTATGTTGTTGACAAAGTATGTGGTTTTGCGTACATTATGGCAAAGGAGAAATCATGAAAAGGATCATATTTGCGGCTTTCCTGCTACTCCTCCTGGTCGCCGCGTGTTCTACCAGCAAGGAAGTCGTTTTGAACCTGGCCAATCCCCAGGATCTGTCCGTATCTTTCAGCGGTTATTACATACTTGAGTCGACCGGAGACAGCGTACCCATGAACGGCGTGACCCCGCGCGATTACGTCCTGGCCCTTGAAAGGGGCGACCAGATAACCGGGAAAACACACAAAGGCGGTTCAGACATGGTCGATACCCTCCTTTTCCGGGTGCTGGTCGATGACGAGGAGGTATTAAGCCAGAAAACCACTCTGCCCTCCCAGGTGATCGAGTTCACCGTCACGGCCCAATGACGGACAATAATGGCCAGATCTGACGAACCTCTAAAAAAAGACGCTGCCGGCACCAGGCTCAGGTTTGAGCGCGATATCCAGAAGATCCGGGACGGCCTTGCTAAGGTTGCGGCCGGGGATTACTCGGCGAAGATCTCACTTTCCGGCGATGATCCGGATCTGACCGCGATCGCCGGCGCGCTGAATGACACTATCGCGAACATCAGGACCTCAACCGACTATTCCCGCGACGCGAACAAACACCTGGAATCAGTAAATAAAAAACTGAAGCGGATGTTCGACACCAGTGCCGATATCATCCTGCAGGTCAACAAGTACGGCACCGTGGTCGACATCAACAAAAGCGTCAAGAAAGTCCTCGGGTTCGACCCGGACGACCTGATCGGCAAGCATTTTGCGAAACTGGGGATATTGCCGGCTGCTATCATAGTCAACCTTACGCAGCGGTTCAGAACGGCGATCGTCACCGGCAAGGTCGAAGGCGTGATCGACCTCAAGGTCCAGAGCAAAGACGGAGATACACTATGCATGGAAGCCGGCATCACGCCGCTTCGGACCGGCGACGAAATCGACGGCGCGGTCGTGGTCATGCGCGATGTCACGGATCATGTCAGGGCGGACGAAGAAATGCGCCGGCAGAGGGAAAAACTGAGGGCCATCATCTCGTCGCTGGAAGACCTGATCTTCATCCTCGATAAAGACCTACATTTCATTGAATATTATCAATCTCCGGACATGCCCGACCTCGACATCTACGTTAAGCCCAAAGATTACATCGGGAAGACGATCAAGGATATCTTCCCGCGGTCGGTCGCCCAGGACCTTGAAAAAGTGGTCCGGAACTGCCTGAAAACCAAGAAAAGCCAGCAGTTTGACTATCCCTGGGATATCCTGGGCGCTACTTTATGGTTCAGTGCGCGCATAACTCCAATGCTGGATAAAAAGACAGAACCCTCTGGTGTTACGGTCCTGGTGCGGGACATCACCTCCCGGATAAAGACCGAAAAAGCACTGAAAGAGAGCGAGAAGAAGTATCGCAATATCTTCGAGAATTCCCCCCAGGGTTTCATCCTCCTGGACACTGAAGGCCACATTATCGATGTCAACAAAAAGATCTGCGACTGGCTCGGTTACAAGCGTGAGGAGATCCTGGGAAAAGACCATATGCTTTACCCCTTTCTCACCAAGGCCGGCAAGATAACCGCGATGAGGAAATTCGTTCAGCGGCTGACGGGCAAAGCGATACCGGCATATGAGCTCGAGTTCGTGACCAAAAGCGGCGAGATCTTCCTGGGCGAAGTGGTGGTCATGCAGATCAGGGATGACAACGATAAGGTCATCCAATTCCTGACCATGATCACCGACATCACATCCCGCCGCAATACCGATACAAAAAAGAGCGGTTAAGGATCAGAACGGATCCATTGGCCCCGGTTATCTCACGGTTTTTCTTGACCCTTGACATTCAAGCGTTTCATCGATATTATATAGTCCATTTCCGCTTGGCTGTGCGGTATGAAATCGTGACCTGATCAGGAGGATGAGGATTATGACCAATTGTCCGCAGTGTGGCAAGCCGATACCAGAGGGACGGGATACGTGCCCGACCTGCAGTGAA from the bacterium genome contains:
- a CDS encoding PAS domain S-box protein; its protein translation is MARSDEPLKKDAAGTRLRFERDIQKIRDGLAKVAAGDYSAKISLSGDDPDLTAIAGALNDTIANIRTSTDYSRDANKHLESVNKKLKRMFDTSADIILQVNKYGTVVDINKSVKKVLGFDPDDLIGKHFAKLGILPAAIIVNLTQRFRTAIVTGKVEGVIDLKVQSKDGDTLCMEAGITPLRTGDEIDGAVVVMRDVTDHVRADEEMRRQREKLRAIISSLEDLIFILDKDLHFIEYYQSPDMPDLDIYVKPKDYIGKTIKDIFPRSVAQDLEKVVRNCLKTKKSQQFDYPWDILGATLWFSARITPMLDKKTEPSGVTVLVRDITSRIKTEKALKESEKKYRNIFENSPQGFILLDTEGHIIDVNKKICDWLGYKREEILGKDHMLYPFLTKAGKITAMRKFVQRLTGKAIPAYELEFVTKSGEIFLGEVVVMQIRDDNDKVIQFLTMITDITSRRNTDTKKSG